CTGCGTATCTACGGCAAGAATTGCCCGGATGACTGGGTCGAGCGCAACCTTTATGGACGCTTTCGCAACGCCGGTATCGTCAGCATGCTGCTGATCGATCTGGCGCTGTTCGGGGTGCTCGGCCTGACCGTCTGGGCAGTGCAGATGATGTGGATTCCGCTACTGGCCGCCGGCGTGGTCAACGGCCTCGGCCACGCCGTGGGTTACCGCAACTTCGAGTGCAAGGACGCGGCAACCAACATTCTGCCCTGGGGCATCCTGATCGGCGGTGAAGAGCTGCATAACAACCACCATACCTACCCCAACTCGGCCAAGCTGTCGGTGAAGAAATGGGAGTTCGACATGGGCTGGCTGTGGATTCGTCTGTTCAGCGCACTGGGTCTGGCCAGTGTACGGCGCACCGCACCGATTGCCCATCGTATCGAGGGCAAGCAGACCCTGGACATGGATACTGCCATGGCCATTCTCAATAACCGCTTCCAGATCATGGCGCATTACCGCAAACAGGTGATCAAGCCCCTCGCCCAACAGGAGATGCACCGGGTGGATGAGTCGGTACGTCACTTGTTTCGCCGCGCCAAACGCTTGCTGGGACGGGAGCCCAGCCTGCTTGAACCGCAGCAGGAGGCGAAGATCCAGACCATTCTGGAGCAAAGCCAATCGCTGCGTATCATCTACGAAAAGCGCCTCGCGCTGCAGCAGATCTGGACCCGCACCAGCAGCAACGGCCACGAAATGCTGCAGGCACTGAGCGACTGGTGCACCCAGGCCGAGGCCACCGGCATCAAGGCGTTGAGGGATTTTGCTGCGCAGCTACGCACCTACTCATTGCAGCCGGCCGTTCCGGCCTGACAACACCCGTAACAGGCGCCCCCTAAGCGGGCGCCCGGGGATCAAACCACTTCACTGGTCCGCGTAGCCGGGTGGACGAAGCAGTCGCGTGGACTATACTGCGACCGTACGCCGCAACACTCCCGATTCCAGAGTGGGACCCGGCGACAGGATTTCACTCGCTCAACGAAGAGGATCACCTCCCGATGGCTACTGCCGACCGAACCTATCTATACGCCCCTCACCCCTTGCATGCGATATTTCTCGCTGGCTCCATCCCCTTGTTTCTCGGTGCCATGCTGAGTGATTTCGCCTATTCATCGAGCTATCACATCCAATGGAACAACTTCGCCTCCTGGTTGATCGCCGGCGGACTGGTGTTCGCTGGCCTGGCCATCCTCTGCGGCATCATCGGGCTTTTCCGCGCCGATGGTCGTCATGGGCGCGCGC
Above is a genomic segment from Halopseudomonas litoralis containing:
- the desA gene encoding delta-9 fatty acid desaturase DesA; its protein translation is MWYNGLLDPSGWQLLAIILVLTHITIVSVTVYLHRYSAHRSLELHPALKHFFRFWLWLTTSMNTREWTAIHRKHHAKCETPDDPHSPVQKGLSTVLRKGAELYMEESKNEDTLRIYGKNCPDDWVERNLYGRFRNAGIVSMLLIDLALFGVLGLTVWAVQMMWIPLLAAGVVNGLGHAVGYRNFECKDAATNILPWGILIGGEELHNNHHTYPNSAKLSVKKWEFDMGWLWIRLFSALGLASVRRTAPIAHRIEGKQTLDMDTAMAILNNRFQIMAHYRKQVIKPLAQQEMHRVDESVRHLFRRAKRLLGREPSLLEPQQEAKIQTILEQSQSLRIIYEKRLALQQIWTRTSSNGHEMLQALSDWCTQAEATGIKALRDFAAQLRTYSLQPAVPA
- a CDS encoding DUF2231 domain-containing protein; the protein is MATADRTYLYAPHPLHAIFLAGSIPLFLGAMLSDFAYSSSYHIQWNNFASWLIAGGLVFAGLAILCGIIGLFRADGRHGRALLSLLLLVATWIIGFINALIHAKDAWASMPTGLVLSVIVTILACIAAWLGLALVRTRTGGEV